From Enterococcus mediterraneensis, the proteins below share one genomic window:
- a CDS encoding BMP family lipoprotein: MKTAKVFGLGALALTSALVLGACGGGNGGSTDSTGGGASDGKTDAEHSVAIVTDIGGVDDRSFNQSAWEGLEAWGKEHNIARGTGGYDYIQSNDASEYTTNIDSAVSNGFNTIFGIGYLLADAVSTAADANPDTNFGIIDSVIEGKDNVVSATFKDNEASYLAGVAAAETTKNDKVGFIGGEEGVVIDRFQAGFEKGVADTAEKLGKEITVDVKYAASFGDPAKGKALAAAMFQDGVDVIFHASGGTGAGVFQEAKAINQKLNKDDDKKVWVIGVDSDQQAEGEYKTADGEDDNFTLCSTLKGVGAAVQDISTRALNDKFPGGEHLVYGLKDGGVDLTEGFLSDEAKSAIQDAKQEIIDGKVEVPETPEK; the protein is encoded by the coding sequence ATGAAGACAGCAAAAGTATTTGGTCTTGGCGCATTAGCTCTAACAAGTGCTCTAGTTTTAGGCGCGTGTGGCGGCGGCAATGGCGGATCTACTGATTCAACCGGCGGAGGAGCATCAGATGGAAAAACAGATGCTGAACACAGTGTAGCGATCGTTACTGATATCGGCGGTGTTGATGACCGTTCATTCAACCAATCTGCCTGGGAAGGTCTTGAAGCATGGGGGAAAGAACATAACATCGCAAGAGGTACAGGCGGTTATGACTATATCCAATCAAACGATGCTTCAGAATATACAACGAATATCGATTCAGCTGTATCTAATGGTTTCAATACGATCTTTGGTATCGGCTACTTGTTAGCAGACGCAGTCTCAACTGCAGCGGATGCAAATCCTGATACAAACTTCGGGATCATCGATTCTGTCATTGAAGGCAAAGACAACGTCGTATCAGCAACCTTCAAAGATAACGAAGCTTCTTATCTAGCTGGGGTTGCAGCTGCTGAAACAACTAAAAACGACAAAGTCGGCTTCATCGGTGGTGAAGAAGGTGTCGTTATCGACCGTTTCCAAGCTGGTTTTGAAAAAGGTGTAGCAGACACAGCTGAAAAATTAGGTAAAGAAATCACTGTAGACGTAAAATACGCAGCATCATTCGGCGACCCTGCAAAAGGGAAAGCTTTAGCAGCTGCTATGTTCCAAGACGGCGTTGATGTGATCTTCCATGCTTCAGGCGGTACCGGTGCTGGTGTCTTCCAAGAAGCAAAAGCAATTAACCAAAAATTGAACAAAGATGACGACAAAAAAGTTTGGGTCATCGGTGTAGATAGCGACCAACAAGCTGAAGGTGAATACAAAACAGCAGACGGCGAAGATGATAACTTCACATTATGTTCAACACTTAAAGGTGTAGGTGCAGCTGTTCAAGATATCTCTACTCGCGCATTGAATGATAAATTCCCTGGTGGAGAACACCTTGTTTACGGATTGAAAGACGGCGGTGTTGATTTGACTGAAGGATTCCTTTCAGACGAAGCTAAATCTGCTATCCAAGATGCAAAACAAGAAATCATTGATGGTAAAGTTGAAGTACCAGAAACACCAGAGAAATAA
- a CDS encoding ABC transporter permease, protein MYKRSEQIRNILVPVIAVLLGFLIGGIIMAAFGYNPIAGYQRMIETAFLNPQTKALNPRNIGEIFVTAGPLIFTALGFSVANSAGFFNIGLSGQALCGWVASIWVALEMPDAPKAVVLPLAILAGAVSGAIAAAIPGILRAFFGTSEVIVTIMMNYVLLYTSTHIVNNVMNENLMSNKGVTKMVGTNGSLRIPFLSEISNGSRLNMGILLAFIFLILVWFLMKKTTLGYEIRSVGLNPFASEYAGMSSKRTIIISMVISGTLAGLGGVVQGLGTFQNFFVQGTSLSIGFDGMAVSLLGSGSSIGILLSAFLFSILKLGGQGMQFAGIPPELVDVDIAIIIFFVGISFVIRVALAKLFGSKKEVAVVKDIEATPSDQDKEGGTI, encoded by the coding sequence TTGTATAAACGTTCAGAACAAATCAGAAATATTCTTGTGCCGGTCATTGCTGTCTTACTAGGATTCTTGATCGGCGGTATCATCATGGCGGCTTTTGGCTACAATCCAATCGCCGGTTATCAACGAATGATTGAAACAGCTTTTTTAAATCCACAAACGAAGGCACTGAATCCTAGAAATATCGGTGAGATTTTTGTAACAGCTGGACCATTGATCTTTACCGCACTTGGCTTTTCTGTAGCCAACTCTGCCGGCTTCTTCAATATCGGGCTTTCCGGTCAAGCGCTGTGCGGCTGGGTAGCAAGTATCTGGGTAGCCTTGGAAATGCCTGACGCACCTAAAGCGGTGGTATTGCCATTAGCAATTTTGGCTGGTGCGGTTTCAGGGGCGATCGCTGCGGCGATACCTGGGATTTTACGGGCGTTCTTTGGTACTAGTGAAGTTATCGTAACGATTATGATGAACTACGTGTTACTGTATACAAGTACGCATATCGTCAACAATGTCATGAATGAAAACTTGATGAGCAACAAGGGTGTCACAAAAATGGTGGGTACCAATGGATCATTACGGATTCCTTTTTTGAGCGAAATAAGTAATGGTTCACGGTTGAATATGGGTATCTTATTAGCATTTATTTTCTTAATTCTGGTATGGTTTTTGATGAAGAAAACTACACTTGGTTATGAGATCCGTTCAGTTGGTTTGAATCCATTTGCTTCAGAATATGCTGGTATGAGCAGTAAACGGACGATCATCATCTCAATGGTTATCTCCGGAACATTGGCTGGTCTTGGTGGAGTTGTCCAAGGTTTGGGAACTTTCCAAAACTTCTTTGTTCAAGGAACTTCATTGAGTATCGGTTTTGACGGAATGGCGGTTTCTTTATTAGGAAGCGGCAGCTCGATCGGAATCTTATTGTCAGCATTTTTATTCAGTATCTTGAAACTTGGCGGACAAGGAATGCAGTTTGCCGGTATCCCGCCTGAATTAGTGGACGTGGATATTGCGATCATCATCTTCTTTGTAGGTATCAGCTTTGTGATCCGGGTCGCTTTAGCGAAATTATTCGGTTCAAAAAAAGAAGTAGCTGTGGTTAAAGATATCGAGGCTACACCAAGTGACCAGGATAAAGAAGGGGGAACTATCTAA
- the deoB gene encoding phosphopentomutase — MFKRVHLIVMDSVGIGEAPDAEKFGDVGSDTLGHIAQKAGLTIPHLENLGLGTIRPLEGVKAVSDHKGYATKLEEVSVGKDTMTGHWEIMGLNIKKPFRVFPDGFPDELLKQIEEFSGRKIVCNKPYSGTAVINDYGEHQMKTGDLIVYTSADPVLQIAAHEEIIPLEELYKICQYVRDITKDEPYMIGRIIARPYVGEPGNFTRTSNRHDYALDPFGKTVLDSLKDSGKDVIAVGKINDIFNGQGVTEAIRTKSNMDGVDQLLKVMKKEFTGISFTNLVDFDALYGHRRDVVGYAHAIEDFDLRIPELMDAMEEDDLLMITADHGNDPTFTGTDHTREYVPLLVYSKKFEEQGELPQGFYSDIAATIAENFNVPATENGQSFLNLLK, encoded by the coding sequence ATGTTTAAACGTGTACATTTGATTGTAATGGATTCAGTTGGTATCGGCGAAGCGCCAGATGCTGAAAAATTTGGCGATGTAGGTTCTGATACATTAGGCCATATCGCACAAAAAGCTGGACTGACGATCCCGCATTTAGAAAATCTGGGATTGGGAACGATCCGTCCGCTTGAAGGGGTCAAAGCTGTCAGCGATCACAAAGGATATGCAACGAAACTTGAAGAAGTTTCAGTCGGTAAAGACACGATGACAGGACATTGGGAAATCATGGGACTGAATATCAAAAAGCCGTTTCGGGTATTTCCAGACGGATTCCCAGATGAACTGCTGAAGCAGATCGAAGAATTTTCTGGACGCAAGATCGTCTGCAACAAACCTTATTCAGGTACAGCAGTAATCAATGATTATGGCGAACACCAAATGAAAACTGGTGATCTGATCGTTTATACTTCTGCTGACCCTGTGTTGCAAATCGCAGCCCATGAGGAAATTATCCCATTAGAAGAATTGTATAAAATCTGCCAATACGTTCGGGACATCACGAAAGATGAACCTTATATGATCGGTCGAATCATTGCCCGTCCATACGTCGGCGAACCTGGTAATTTCACCCGCACCAGCAATCGTCATGACTATGCGCTTGATCCATTTGGAAAAACTGTTTTGGATTCTTTGAAAGACAGCGGCAAAGATGTAATCGCTGTGGGTAAAATCAATGATATCTTCAATGGCCAAGGGGTAACAGAAGCCATCCGCACAAAGAGCAACATGGACGGTGTGGATCAATTATTGAAAGTTATGAAAAAAGAGTTCACAGGAATAAGCTTTACGAATTTAGTAGATTTTGATGCATTATACGGTCATCGTCGGGACGTAGTAGGCTATGCTCATGCGATCGAAGATTTCGATTTACGAATTCCAGAATTAATGGATGCTATGGAAGAAGATGATCTGTTGATGATCACAGCTGACCATGGGAACGACCCAACCTTCACAGGTACCGACCATACCCGCGAATATGTGCCGTTGCTAGTGTATAGCAAAAAATTCGAAGAACAAGGCGAATTGCCTCAAGGATTTTATTCCGATATCGCGGCGACGATCGCGGAAAACTTCAATGTACCTGCCACTGAAAATGGTCAAAGTTTCTTAAATCTTTTAAAATAG
- a CDS encoding ABC transporter permease encodes MDINLIASIVTQTLVYASPLILTALGGVFSERSGIVNVGLEGIMVMGAFSAIVFNIEMADQLGSWTPWVGVLVGGLAGMVFSILHAVATINFRADHIISGTVMNLMAPALSIFLVKAIYGKGQTDNITEIFGYYSFPVLKDIPIIGRIFFTNTLLPAYVAILISVIAWFVIFKTKFGLRLRSVGEHPQAADTLGINVYAMRYSGVLISGFLGGMGGALFAQSIAGRFAVTTIAGQGFISMAAMIFGKWNPLGAMGAALFFGFAQNISIAGSRLPLISSIPDVYLQAAPYVLTIIVLVIFLGKASGPKANGTNYIKSK; translated from the coding sequence ATGGATATCAATTTAATCGCCTCGATCGTGACCCAAACTCTTGTTTACGCCTCTCCATTGATTCTAACGGCTTTAGGCGGTGTCTTTTCTGAACGCAGCGGGATCGTCAACGTCGGACTTGAAGGAATCATGGTTATGGGCGCATTCAGTGCGATCGTCTTCAATATCGAGATGGCGGATCAATTAGGTTCGTGGACGCCTTGGGTCGGTGTTTTAGTCGGTGGTTTAGCGGGGATGGTCTTTTCTATTCTGCACGCCGTAGCAACGATCAATTTCCGTGCCGATCACATTATCAGTGGGACAGTTATGAACTTGATGGCGCCGGCTTTGTCGATTTTCTTAGTCAAAGCGATCTATGGCAAAGGTCAAACAGATAATATCACTGAGATCTTCGGTTATTATAGTTTCCCTGTTTTGAAAGATATTCCGATCATCGGAAGAATCTTCTTTACTAATACGTTATTACCTGCATATGTAGCAATCTTGATTTCTGTTATCGCATGGTTTGTTATTTTCAAAACAAAATTCGGATTACGTTTGCGCTCAGTAGGTGAGCATCCTCAAGCAGCAGATACTCTGGGGATCAACGTCTATGCGATGCGTTATTCCGGCGTTTTGATCTCAGGTTTCTTAGGCGGAATGGGTGGTGCATTGTTCGCGCAATCCATCGCCGGGCGTTTTGCGGTAACGACGATCGCCGGACAAGGGTTCATTTCGATGGCTGCCATGATCTTTGGTAAATGGAATCCTCTTGGCGCGATGGGAGCGGCGCTATTCTTTGGTTTCGCTCAAAATATCAGTATCGCCGGTTCAAGACTGCCATTGATCTCATCGATCCCAGACGTTTACCTGCAAGCAGCACCATATGTTTTAACAATTATCGTGTTAGTCATCTTCCTAGGTAAAGCCTCAGGACCAAAAGCTAACGGAACAAACTATATCAAATCAAAATAA
- a CDS encoding pyrimidine-nucleoside phosphorylase, with product MRMVDLIEKKRDGHVLSKEEIDFIIKEYTNGTIPDYQMSALLMAIFYQDMTDEEITNLTLAMAYSGEVIDLSSIKGIKVDKHSTGGVGDTTTLILAPLVASVGVPVAKMSGRGLGFTGGTLDKLEAIPGFKIELSDEKFTEIVNESQVAVIGQSSELAPADKKLYALRDVTATVNSIPLIASSIMSKKIAAGADAIVLDVTTGDGAFMKNLEDARRLAHTMVRIGKLANRQTMAIVSDMSQPLGEAIGNSLEVVEAIETLQGKGPEDLLEMCYVLGSQMVVLAEKAATLEEARSMLEEALHSGKALEKFKEMIRNQGGDEQVVDHPERLLTAKYEIELPAQTSGVVTKLVANEIGIAAMMLGAGRQTKEDSIDYAVGLKLHKKIGDQVAEGESLLTIYSNKEAVEDVKKLLYANIEIGENGEEPPLIHDIITE from the coding sequence ATGCGAATGGTGGATTTGATCGAAAAGAAGCGTGACGGACATGTGTTATCTAAAGAAGAAATCGACTTTATTATAAAAGAATACACGAATGGAACGATTCCTGATTATCAGATGAGTGCGTTATTGATGGCAATTTTTTATCAAGATATGACTGACGAAGAAATCACGAATCTTACATTAGCGATGGCCTACTCAGGAGAAGTGATCGATCTTTCTTCGATTAAAGGGATCAAGGTAGACAAACATTCGACAGGCGGTGTCGGTGATACTACGACATTGATCTTGGCGCCATTAGTAGCCAGTGTCGGTGTTCCTGTAGCTAAAATGTCGGGACGTGGATTAGGATTCACCGGTGGAACATTGGATAAACTAGAAGCGATCCCCGGTTTTAAAATCGAACTCTCTGATGAAAAATTCACCGAGATCGTCAACGAAAGCCAAGTAGCCGTCATCGGCCAGTCCAGCGAACTAGCCCCAGCGGACAAAAAATTGTATGCATTGCGAGATGTTACCGCAACTGTCAATTCAATTCCGTTGATCGCAAGCTCCATCATGAGCAAAAAAATCGCGGCCGGTGCAGATGCGATCGTTTTGGATGTGACTACAGGAGACGGCGCCTTCATGAAAAATCTTGAAGATGCCCGCCGTTTAGCTCATACGATGGTACGGATCGGCAAATTAGCCAATCGACAAACAATGGCGATCGTTTCTGATATGTCACAACCATTAGGTGAAGCAATCGGCAATAGTTTGGAAGTCGTTGAAGCAATCGAAACGCTGCAAGGCAAAGGCCCCGAGGATCTTTTAGAAATGTGTTATGTCCTAGGCAGCCAAATGGTCGTGTTAGCTGAAAAAGCCGCGACTCTTGAAGAAGCCCGAAGCATGTTGGAAGAAGCATTACATTCCGGCAAAGCGCTAGAAAAATTCAAAGAAATGATCCGCAACCAAGGTGGAGACGAACAAGTCGTCGACCATCCCGAGAGATTGCTGACTGCCAAATATGAAATAGAATTACCTGCACAAACATCTGGTGTCGTTACTAAATTAGTCGCAAACGAAATCGGGATCGCCGCTATGATGCTGGGAGCCGGACGCCAAACAAAAGAAGACAGCATCGATTACGCTGTCGGCTTGAAACTCCATAAAAAAATCGGCGATCAAGTAGCAGAAGGCGAATCGCTACTAACGATCTACAGCAACAAAGAAGCTGTCGAAGATGTCAAAAAACTGCTATACGCGAATATTGAAATCGGTGAAAACGGCGAAGAACCGCCATTGATCCACGATATCATTACAGAATAA
- the deoD gene encoding purine-nucleoside phosphorylase has translation MSVHIEAKEGEIADKILLPGDPLRAKYIAENFLEDPICYNNVRGMLGYTGVYKGERISVQGTGMGMPSASIYAQELITSYGVKKLIRVGTCGAISKDVHVRDLVIGQAAATSSSMVAKNFTSFHYPPIADFDLLLTAYEIAKERGYTTHVGNLLSEDTFYKDDMTETLKLAELGVMGVEMEAAALYYLGAKFHVQTLAICTVSDHIVTGEATSAEERQTTFNDMIEVGLETAIRP, from the coding sequence ATGAGCGTTCATATCGAAGCAAAAGAAGGCGAAATCGCCGATAAAATATTATTACCAGGAGATCCTTTACGAGCAAAGTATATTGCTGAAAATTTTTTGGAAGATCCAATCTGTTACAATAACGTCCGCGGAATGTTAGGATATACCGGTGTTTATAAAGGCGAACGGATCTCCGTTCAAGGAACCGGGATGGGGATGCCTTCAGCCAGCATTTACGCTCAAGAATTGATCACATCATATGGCGTGAAAAAATTGATCCGTGTGGGTACTTGCGGGGCAATCTCAAAAGATGTTCATGTTCGTGATCTAGTGATCGGTCAAGCGGCAGCGACAAGTTCTTCAATGGTGGCGAAAAACTTCACCAGCTTTCATTATCCGCCCATCGCTGATTTCGATTTATTACTAACAGCCTATGAAATCGCAAAAGAAAGAGGATATACGACGCATGTAGGAAATTTACTGTCAGAGGACACATTCTATAAAGATGATATGACAGAAACTCTTAAACTGGCTGAGTTAGGCGTGATGGGAGTTGAAATGGAAGCTGCGGCTTTGTATTACTTAGGCGCAAAATTCCATGTTCAAACTCTAGCGATTTGTACAGTAAGTGATCATATCGTAACCGGTGAAGCCACTTCTGCTGAAGAACGCCAAACTACATTTAATGATATGATTGAAGTTGGTTTGGAAACTGCCATCCGCCCATAA
- a CDS encoding cytidine deaminase, which yields MMEAKEEWISTATEALDKAYVPYSHFPVGACLVTKSGKIYQGINIENASFGLTNCAERTAFFKAVSEGEREFSHLVVAGHTPEPISPCGACRQVMAEFCHPDMPVTLVGDNGAIKEMSVRELLPYAFTEKDL from the coding sequence ATGATGGAAGCAAAAGAAGAATGGATCAGCACGGCAACTGAGGCATTAGATAAAGCCTATGTTCCCTACTCACATTTTCCAGTAGGAGCTTGTCTAGTGACGAAATCCGGAAAAATCTATCAAGGCATCAATATCGAAAATGCTTCTTTCGGGTTGACTAATTGCGCGGAACGAACAGCGTTTTTCAAAGCAGTTTCTGAAGGAGAAAGAGAATTCAGTCATCTGGTAGTAGCTGGGCATACACCGGAACCAATCTCACCATGCGGTGCTTGCCGACAAGTGATGGCAGAATTTTGCCACCCAGACATGCCGGTGACTTTGGTAGGAGACAACGGAGCCATCAAAGAAATGAGTGTACGGGAGCTGCTGCCATACGCTTTTACAGAAAAAGATCTATGA
- a CDS encoding ABC transporter ATP-binding protein: protein MRHITKIFGTFKANDDINLKVRQGEIHALLGENGAGKSTLMNVLSGLLEPTSGDILMNGQKVSITSPTAANKLGIGMVHQHFMLVDAFTVTENIILGSEPSHFGFIDRKKARKEIQKVSEQYGLSVDPDARISDISVGMQQRVEILKTLYRGADVLIFDEPTAVLTPQEIEELIVIMQGLVKEGKSIILITHKLDEIKKVADRCTVIRRGQGIGTVDVKDVTSQQLADMMVGRAVSFKTPKKDANPQEVVLAIENLEVKESRGISAVKNLNLEVRAGEVLGIAGIDGNGQSELIQALTGLRKVENGTIKLNGEDITNKKPRQITESGVGHVPEDRHKYGLVLDMTLAENIGLQTYYHEPLSKHGVLNYNEINEKARDLIKEFDVRTVNELVPAKSLSGGNQQKAIIAREIDRDPDLLIVANPTRGLDVGAIEFIHKRLIEQRDKFKAVLLVSFELEEILNVSDRIAVIHAGEIVGIVDPKETTENELGLLMAGYSLEEARAELEKSEAGEPVV, encoded by the coding sequence ATGCGTCACATTACTAAAATCTTCGGGACATTCAAAGCCAATGATGATATCAATCTAAAAGTGAGACAAGGAGAAATCCATGCTTTGCTGGGAGAAAACGGTGCCGGTAAATCAACTCTGATGAACGTTTTATCAGGCTTACTAGAACCGACTTCTGGCGACATTCTCATGAATGGTCAAAAAGTGTCTATTACGAGTCCTACCGCAGCCAATAAATTGGGGATCGGCATGGTGCATCAGCATTTTATGCTGGTTGATGCCTTCACGGTCACGGAAAATATTATCTTAGGAAGCGAACCGAGTCATTTTGGTTTTATCGATCGCAAAAAAGCGCGGAAAGAAATCCAAAAGGTATCTGAACAATATGGTCTTTCAGTTGATCCGGACGCACGGATCAGCGATATTTCGGTTGGGATGCAGCAACGGGTAGAGATTTTGAAAACATTATACCGTGGAGCAGATGTTTTGATCTTTGACGAACCAACAGCTGTGTTGACACCGCAAGAAATCGAAGAACTGATTGTCATTATGCAAGGGTTGGTCAAAGAAGGCAAATCTATTATTTTGATCACACATAAATTAGATGAAATCAAAAAAGTGGCAGACCGTTGTACAGTTATTCGCCGTGGGCAAGGAATCGGGACTGTTGATGTGAAAGATGTTACTTCACAACAGTTGGCTGATATGATGGTAGGACGCGCCGTATCTTTCAAAACACCGAAAAAAGATGCGAACCCGCAAGAAGTGGTGCTGGCTATTGAAAACTTGGAAGTTAAAGAAAGCCGCGGAATCTCTGCTGTGAAGAATCTAAACTTGGAAGTACGAGCCGGTGAAGTGCTGGGGATCGCTGGTATCGACGGCAACGGTCAATCAGAATTGATCCAAGCATTAACGGGATTGCGCAAAGTCGAAAATGGTACGATCAAACTGAATGGTGAGGATATCACGAATAAAAAACCAAGACAAATCACCGAAAGTGGTGTAGGACATGTTCCAGAAGACCGCCACAAATATGGCTTGGTTTTAGATATGACACTAGCAGAAAACATTGGTCTGCAAACTTATTATCATGAACCGCTAAGCAAACATGGTGTTTTGAATTATAACGAAATCAATGAAAAAGCCCGCGATTTGATCAAAGAATTCGATGTGCGGACAGTCAATGAATTAGTTCCTGCTAAATCATTGTCAGGTGGTAATCAGCAAAAAGCGATCATTGCTCGGGAAATCGACCGAGATCCTGATCTGCTGATCGTAGCCAACCCAACACGGGGACTAGACGTTGGTGCTATCGAATTTATCCACAAACGTTTGATCGAACAACGGGATAAATTCAAAGCGGTGTTGCTAGTCAGCTTTGAATTAGAAGAAATTCTGAATGTTTCTGATCGGATCGCAGTAATCCATGCCGGCGAGATCGTTGGTATCGTTGATCCGAAAGAAACCACTGAAAATGAATTGGGCTTATTGATGGCCGGGTACTCATTAGAAGAAGCTCGCGCTGAATTAGAAAAATCGGAAGCAGGTGAGCCAGTTGTATAA
- a CDS encoding purine-nucleoside phosphorylase: protein MTEQINQTLEFIKNAGVKDIDFGLILGSGLGELADEITEPIKISYNDIPHFPVSTVVGHAGQLVYGELSGKKVLAMQGRFHYYEGHSMQTVTYPVRVMAALGAHSLIVTNACGGVNESFAPGDLMLITDQINFTGDNPLIGANDEKIGPRFPDMSNAYTLEYRETAKKIAEKRQLHLQEGVYMGFSGPTYETPAEIRFARIVGADAVGMSTVPEVIVAVHSGLKVLGISCITNLAAGMQASLNHEEVVETTNRVKAEFKSLVKETLAAL from the coding sequence ATGACTGAACAAATCAATCAAACACTGGAATTCATTAAAAATGCCGGAGTGAAAGACATCGACTTCGGATTGATCTTAGGATCAGGTCTCGGAGAACTAGCTGATGAGATCACTGAACCAATCAAAATCTCTTACAATGATATCCCGCATTTTCCTGTTTCAACAGTTGTTGGGCATGCTGGACAACTTGTTTACGGTGAATTATCCGGTAAAAAAGTATTAGCGATGCAAGGGCGTTTCCATTATTACGAAGGACATTCGATGCAGACAGTCACTTATCCTGTTCGTGTGATGGCGGCTTTAGGGGCTCATTCGTTGATCGTGACAAATGCTTGTGGCGGTGTAAATGAAAGCTTCGCACCGGGGGACTTGATGCTGATTACCGATCAAATCAACTTTACTGGCGACAATCCATTGATCGGCGCTAATGATGAAAAGATCGGTCCGCGTTTCCCTGATATGAGTAATGCGTATACGTTGGAATATCGCGAAACAGCGAAAAAAATCGCAGAAAAACGTCAACTTCACTTGCAAGAGGGTGTTTATATGGGCTTTTCCGGTCCGACGTATGAAACACCTGCAGAAATCCGATTTGCACGAATCGTGGGAGCAGATGCCGTGGGGATGTCTACGGTTCCGGAAGTGATCGTCGCTGTTCACAGTGGATTGAAAGTTTTAGGCATCTCATGTATTACCAATCTGGCTGCTGGAATGCAGGCAAGCCTGAACCATGAAGAAGTCGTAGAAACGACCAATCGTGTGAAGGCGGAATTCAAATCATTGGTCAAAGAAACTTTGGCTGCACTATAA
- the deoC gene encoding deoxyribose-phosphate aldolase yields MELNRMIDHTILKPEAKEEDVLRIIDEAKKYHFYSVCINPTWVKFAAEKLAGEPIAVCTVIGFPLGANTSEVKAYETTDAINNGADEVDMVINIGALKSKQYKKVQSDIEAVVQAAKDRALVKVIIETALLDKEEIVKACELAKAAGADFVKTSTGFSTGGAVAEDVRLMRETVGPEMGVKASGGIHNEAEAMAMVEAGANRLGTSASVAIVTGSTGAGY; encoded by the coding sequence ATGGAATTAAACAGAATGATCGACCACACAATTTTAAAACCCGAAGCAAAAGAAGAGGATGTTTTACGTATCATTGATGAAGCAAAAAAATATCACTTCTACTCTGTCTGCATCAATCCAACATGGGTGAAATTTGCCGCTGAAAAATTAGCTGGCGAACCAATCGCCGTTTGTACAGTTATCGGTTTTCCTTTAGGTGCCAACACATCTGAAGTCAAAGCATATGAAACGACAGACGCTATCAACAACGGTGCAGATGAAGTCGATATGGTCATCAATATCGGCGCATTGAAATCAAAACAATACAAAAAAGTCCAAAGTGATATCGAAGCAGTTGTCCAAGCGGCAAAAGATCGTGCATTAGTTAAAGTGATCATCGAAACAGCTTTATTAGATAAAGAAGAAATCGTCAAAGCTTGTGAATTAGCGAAAGCAGCCGGCGCAGACTTTGTTAAAACATCGACTGGGTTCTCAACAGGCGGTGCGGTAGCTGAAGATGTACGCTTGATGCGGGAAACAGTCGGTCCAGAAATGGGTGTTAAAGCATCTGGCGGTATCCACAACGAAGCAGAAGCAATGGCAATGGTGGAAGCCGGTGCCAACCGCTTAGGTACAAGTGCCAGTGTTGCAATCGTCACAGGATCAACTGGAGCAGGCTATTAA